In a genomic window of Ipomoea triloba cultivar NCNSP0323 chromosome 3, ASM357664v1:
- the LOC116013257 gene encoding serine/arginine-rich splicing factor RS40-like isoform X2: protein MEDERDGDDAIRGLDRLEFGRKGRRLRVEWSKEERGRRLESSKRSSGGTRPSKTLFVINFDPYHTRTRDLERHFEPYGKILNIRIRRNFAFIQYEMQEDATKALDATNLSKLMDRVITVEYAIKDDDERRSGHSPDRTRDRSPRRGYDRGRSRSPYGRERASPDYGRGRGRSPSPYRRERASPDYGRSPSGSPNHKGRDSEHARGRSPNVRKERNSGNGSAHSLSPRQGSPARDNGRANGELEGGSPDYAREHSPSPHRERQEKSSPDDYRHGGSPNLKHEVMDGPEYGGESPPERYRSGSASSRERSRS from the exons ATGGAAGATGAAAGAGATGGCGATGATGCTATACGGGGGCTTGATCGACTGGAATTTGGTAGGAAGGGGCGTAGGCTTCGTGTTGAGTGGTCAAAG GAAGAACGAGGTAGACGCCTTGAGAGTTCCAAGAGATCTTCTGGTGGTACAAGGCCTTCAAAGACTTTGTTTGTCATCAACTTTGATCCCTACCATACTAGGACAAGGGACTTAGAGAGGCACTTTGAGCCATATGGTAAAATACTCAACATAAGGATCAGAAGGAATTTCGCATTCATTCAATATGAAATGCAAGAGGATGCCACCAAAGCATTGGATGCCACGAACTTGAG TAAATTGATGGATCGTGTCATTACTGTGGAATATGCTATCAAAGATGATGATGAGCGGAGAAGTGGACATAGTCCTGATAGAACTCGTGACAGGTCTCCTAGGCGGGGTTATGATCGTGGTCGGTCTCGAAGCCCTTATGGGAGAGAGAGGGCCAGTCCTGACTATGGTCGTGGTCGAGGCCGTAGCCCCAGTCCATATCGTCGAGAAAGGGCCAGTCCTGATTATGGTCGTAGCCCTAGCGGAAGTCCAAATCACAAGGGAAGGGATTCTGAACATGCCCGTGGGCGTAGTCCAAATGTTAGGAAGGAGAGGAATTCTGGTAATGGTAGTGCCCACAGCCTGAGTCCTCGACAGGGGAGTCCTGCTCGTGACAATGGCCGTGCTAACGGTGAGCTTGAGGGGGGAAGTCCTGATTATGCTCGTGAACATAGCCCAAGTCCTCACAGAGAAAGGCAAGAGAAGTCCAGTCCTGATGACTATCGTCATGGTGGCAGCCCAAATTTAAAGCATGAAGTTATGGATGGCCCTGAATATGGGGGAGAAAGTCCACCTGAAAGATACAGGAG TGGTTCAGCCTCATCGCGAGAGAGGTCTCGTTCTTGA
- the LOC116014435 gene encoding dihydrodipicolinate reductase-like protein CRR1, chloroplastic, producing the protein MAGAALSGEFHIWYSCKNGEITRVKGGGRAGSIKCGMAAQQPSQTQSNNNNNIKVIINGAAKVIGRAAVVAVNKARGMEVAGAVDSHLVGEDIGKVCGLEEPLEVPIINDLTMVLASISQSNATGVVLDFTDPSTVYENVKQAAAFGMRSVVHVPRIKEDTVMGLSAFCEKASMGCLVAPTLSIGSILVQQAAISASFHYNNVEIVESRSTAAITDFPSQDAVQIANNISNLGQMYNREDISAETPARGQIVGEDGVRVHSLVLPGLPSSTTVYFSRPGEVYTLKHDITDVQCLMPGLLLAIRKVVRLKNLVYGLEKFL; encoded by the exons ATGGCTGGTGCAGCATTGAGCGGCGAATTTCATATCTGGTACAGCTGCAAGAATGGTGAAATTACAAGGGTGAAAGGCGGCGGCAGGGCGGGTTCAATCAAGTGTGGCATGGCGGCGCAGCAGCCATCTCAGACTCagagcaataataataataacataaaggTGATCATAAATGGAGCTGCAAAGGTGATAGGAAGAGCTGCTGTGGTGGCCGTAAATAAAGCCAGAGGAATGGAAGTTGCCGGCGCCGTGGATTCCCATCTAGTCGGGGAAGACATCGGCAAGGTGTGTGGACTGGAAGAGCCGTTAGAAGTCCCTATTATTAACGACCTCACTATGGTTCTGGCTTCCATTTCTCAG TCGAATGCAACGGGAGTGGTACTTGATTTCACCGACCCTTCCACAGTTTACGAAAACGTAAAACAG GCGGCTGCATTTGGGATGAGAAGTGTGGTGCACGTGCCTCGGATTAAGGAAGACACAGTAATGGGCCTATCTGCTTTCTGTGAGAAGGCCAGCATG GGCTGTTTGGTAGCACCCACGCTTTCCATAGGATCAATACTTGTTCAGCAAGCTGCAATTTCGGCTTCTTTCCATTACAACAACGTTGAAATTGTCGAGTCAAGATCCACTGCTGCAATAACA GATTTCCCATCGCAGGATGCAGTACAGATTGCCAACAACATTTCAAATCTGGGCCAAATGTACAACAGAGAAGACATTTCCGCAGAGACTCCG GCAAGGGGCCAAATTGTGGGGGAAGATGGAGTGCGTGTGCATAGCTTGGTTCTACCAGGCCTACCATCCAGCACAACAGTCTATTTCTCCAGGCCCGGCGAG GTTTACACACTTAAACATGACATCACAGATGTGCAATGTCTGATGCCAGGCCTACTCTTGGCCATCAGAAAAGTTGTGCGCCTAAAG AATCTAGTCTACGGATTGGAGAAGTTTTTGTAG
- the LOC116013257 gene encoding serine/arginine-rich splicing factor RS31-like isoform X1 translates to MRPVFCGNFEYDTRQSDLERLFRKYGKVDRVDMKSGFAFVYMEDERDGDDAIRGLDRLEFGRKGRRLRVEWSKEERGRRLESSKRSSGGTRPSKTLFVINFDPYHTRTRDLERHFEPYGKILNIRIRRNFAFIQYEMQEDATKALDATNLSKLMDRVITVEYAIKDDDERRSGHSPDRTRDRSPRRGYDRGRSRSPYGRERASPDYGRGRGRSPSPYRRERASPDYGRSPSGSPNHKGRDSEHARGRSPNVRKERNSGNGSAHSLSPRQGSPARDNGRANGELEGGSPDYAREHSPSPHRERQEKSSPDDYRHGGSPNLKHEVMDGPEYGGESPPERYRSGSASSRERSRS, encoded by the exons ATGAGGCCAGTTTTCTGTGGTAACTTTGAGTACGACACTAGGCAGAGTGACCTGGAGAGGCTCTTCAGAAAATATGGAAAGGTTGACAGGGTGGACATGAAGTCTG GATTTGCTTTTGTGTACATGGAAGATGAAAGAGATGGCGATGATGCTATACGGGGGCTTGATCGACTGGAATTTGGTAGGAAGGGGCGTAGGCTTCGTGTTGAGTGGTCAAAG GAAGAACGAGGTAGACGCCTTGAGAGTTCCAAGAGATCTTCTGGTGGTACAAGGCCTTCAAAGACTTTGTTTGTCATCAACTTTGATCCCTACCATACTAGGACAAGGGACTTAGAGAGGCACTTTGAGCCATATGGTAAAATACTCAACATAAGGATCAGAAGGAATTTCGCATTCATTCAATATGAAATGCAAGAGGATGCCACCAAAGCATTGGATGCCACGAACTTGAG TAAATTGATGGATCGTGTCATTACTGTGGAATATGCTATCAAAGATGATGATGAGCGGAGAAGTGGACATAGTCCTGATAGAACTCGTGACAGGTCTCCTAGGCGGGGTTATGATCGTGGTCGGTCTCGAAGCCCTTATGGGAGAGAGAGGGCCAGTCCTGACTATGGTCGTGGTCGAGGCCGTAGCCCCAGTCCATATCGTCGAGAAAGGGCCAGTCCTGATTATGGTCGTAGCCCTAGCGGAAGTCCAAATCACAAGGGAAGGGATTCTGAACATGCCCGTGGGCGTAGTCCAAATGTTAGGAAGGAGAGGAATTCTGGTAATGGTAGTGCCCACAGCCTGAGTCCTCGACAGGGGAGTCCTGCTCGTGACAATGGCCGTGCTAACGGTGAGCTTGAGGGGGGAAGTCCTGATTATGCTCGTGAACATAGCCCAAGTCCTCACAGAGAAAGGCAAGAGAAGTCCAGTCCTGATGACTATCGTCATGGTGGCAGCCCAAATTTAAAGCATGAAGTTATGGATGGCCCTGAATATGGGGGAGAAAGTCCACCTGAAAGATACAGGAG TGGTTCAGCCTCATCGCGAGAGAGGTCTCGTTCTTGA
- the LOC116012105 gene encoding E3 ubiquitin-protein ligase BIG BROTHER-like has translation MSNAELNIHYSTDGIPPEINLKELFPEDGDLSYEEVLQQQETVYLSLQACWKKEDALGEHGQTSNGSQVSAPEDESSHGESIASQLALDEALARSLELGDDLENLCTHQDHDTVAGNEESTHGETPTMAESSNPREDDVDPDNMSYEELRSLGEAVGHENRGLSDDVISQLPTFKYKIGFFSKKQKDECVICYVEYTYGDGLMTLPCAHKYHTKCITRWLKESKNCPLCYEEVQAE, from the exons ATGAGTAACGCTGAGCTGAATATCCATTATTCCACTGATGGAATCCCACCTGAAATTAATCTAAAAGAGTTATTTCCTGAGGATGGTGATTTAAGTTATGAGGAAGTTCTCCAGCAACAG GAAACTGTCTATTTGTCACTTCAAGCATGTTGGAAAAAGGAAGATGCTCTTGGTGAACATGGTCAAACCAGTAATGGTAGTCAGGTTTCAGCGCCAGAGGATGAATCCTCGCATGGTGAAAGCATTGCATCACAATTGGCTCTGGATGAAGCTCTAGCTAGATCATTAGAGTTGGGGGATGATTTAGAAAATTTGTGCACACATCAAGACCATGATACAGTGGCTG GAAATGAGGAATCCACTCATGGAGAAACTCCTACAATG GCTGAAAGTTCAAATCCAAGGGAAGATGATGTTGATCCTGACAATATGAGCTATGAG GAATTACGGTCATTGGGAGAAGCTGTTGGCCATGAAAACAGAGGGTTGTCAGATGATGTCATATCTCAATTGCCAACTTTCAAATACAAAATTGGTTTTTTCTCAAAGAAACAGAAGGATGA GTGTGTTATATGTTATGTGGAATATACATATGGAGATGGGTTGATGACTTTACCTTGCGCACACAAGTACCATACAAAGTGTATAACACGCTGGCTGAAAGAAAGCAAG AATTGCCCCCTTTGTTATGAAGAAGTGCAAGCTGAGTGA
- the LOC116014291 gene encoding protein DETOXIFICATION 49: MCKPKSSAAAAAPPLCCKFNTTTTSTDVVGDMQFPSSSSSLKMIPELEFDEPHYMQVPDIPAAAYDAPHKSSAALVLTEVESIAKIAVPTIFTALLLYSRSIISMLFLSRLGDLALAGGSLALGFANITGYSILSGLAMGMEPICAQSFGAKRYNLLGLTLQRSILLLFLTSLPIALVWANIKPILLFCGQDQAIATQAQSYLLYSIPDLFMQSLLHPLRIYLRTQSITLPLTFCAVFSILLHLPINYFLVTKLSLGVKGVALSGVFTNFNLVASLILYILISGVYNNTWEKGRLLSTQCLKGAGWKSLLKLAIPSCISVCLEWWWYEIMILLCGLLYNPRATVASMGILIQTTSLIYIFPSSLSFSVSTRVGNELGARQPRKAKLAAIVGLSGSFILGFVALCFAVSVRDVWARMFTEDKEIVGLTSAVLPIIGLCELGNCPQTTGCGVLRGTARPKVGANINLGCFYLVGMPVAVWLSFYGGFDFQGLWVGLLAAQASCMLTMLVVLLRTDWEFEAKRSVEQTTTGAVVVVIWNNNNNNNNINIGGGESEEEEEEAPAFHEEDDDDQNVKPENKLAAG, from the coding sequence ATGTGTAAGCCAAAGTCTtcagctgctgctgctgctccaCCTCTCTGCTGCAAATTTAACACCACGACAACCTCAACAGATGTTGTCGGGGACATGCAATTCCCGTCGTCCTCGTCTTCGCTCAAAATGATCCCAGAATTGGAATTTGATGAGCCACACTACATGCAGGTCCCCGACATCCCAGCAGCAGCATATGATGCGCCCCACAAAAGTAGCGCTGCCCTTGTCCTCACAGAAGTGGAGTCCATCGCCAAAATTGCTGTCCCCACCATCTTCACCGCCCTCCTCCTTTACTCGCGTTCCAtcatctccatgctttttctcAGCCGCCTCGGTGACCTAGCCCTCGCCGGCGGATCCTTAGCTCTCGGCTTTGCTAACATCACCGGATATTCCATCCTTTCTGGTTTAGCCATGGGAATGGAACCCATCTGCGCCCAATCTTTTGGTGCCAAGAGATATAATCTCCTTGGTCTAACCTTACAAAGGTCCATTCTTTTGCTCTTTCTCACTTCACTTCCGATAGCTCTTGTTTGGGCTAACATTAAACCAATTCTCCTCTTCTGTGGTCAAGACCAGGCCATTGCCACACAAGCCCAATCTTATCTTCTATACTCCATTCCTGACCTTTTCATGCAATCTTTACTTCATCCATTGCGCATTTATCTCCGAACCCAATCCATAACTTTACCTCTAACCTTTTGCGCCGTTTTCTCTATTCTTCTTCACCTGCCCATCAATTATTTTCTGGTTACAAAACTTAGTTTGGGCGTCAAAGGAGTTGCTCTTAGCGGGGTATTCACAAACTTCAATCTTGTAGCTTCATTGATCTTATATATACTAATCTCTGGTGTATACAACAACACCTGGGAAAAAGGAAGATTATTGTCCACACAGTGCCTCAAAGGGGCAGGCTGGAAATCTTTACTGAAGTTAGCAATTCCGAGCTGCATTTCCGTGTGCCTAGAATGGTGGTGGTATGAGATCATGATTTTACTGTGCGGCCTGTTATACAACCCCAGAGCCACCGTTGCTTCAATGGGGATTCTCATTCAAACTACttctttaatttacattttCCCGTCTTCCCTTAGCTTCAGCGTGTCCACCAGAGTGGGGAATGAGCTGGGCGCAAGACAGCCCAGAAAGGCCAAACTGGCCGCCATTGTGGGGCTTTCGGGGAGTTTCATACTGGGTTTTGTGGCTCTGTGTTTTGCTGTGTCAGTAAGGGACGTATGGGCGAGAATGTTCACGGAGGATAAGGAGATTGTAGGGCTGACGTCTGCGGTTTTGCCGATAATTGGGCTGTGCGAGCTGGGGAACTGCCCGCAAACAACCGGGTGTGGGGTGTTAAGAGGAACAGCTAGGCCTAAAGTGGGAGCAAATATTAATCTGGGCTGTTTCTATCTGGTGGGAATGCCGGTGGCCGTGTGGCTCAGCTTCTACGGCGGTTTCGATTTCCAGGGGCTGTGGGTGGGGCTGTTGGCGGCTCAGGCATCATGCATGCTAACCATGCTTGTGGTCTTGCTTCGAACAGATTGGGAGTTTGAAGCCAAGAGATCCGTAGAGCAGACTACTACTGGAGCAGTAGTTGTAGTCAtttggaataataataataataataataatattaatattggtgGTGGTGagagtgaagaagaagaagaagaagcaccAGCATttcatgaagaagatgatgatgatcaaaATGTCAAACCGGAAAACAAGCTAGCTGCAGGAtga
- the LOC116014436 gene encoding F-box protein PP2-A13-like, giving the protein MGAGISGMMGDGCSRSSETSIGELPENCVALILSRLEATQICGLAAVNPTFRRASSSDAVWDSKLPHNYHFLLNNLFNHNTISPNFNSKKQIFATLCRPTRFGGGYKELWLEKNGGGICVSVSWKEMKITGIDDRRYWTHVSDSDESRFSSIAYLKQIWWVEVEGSLELEFLPAGIYSLFFRLHLGKPSKKWGRRVFDVEQVHGWNMKPVRFQLSSSHGQHVSCEYYLNNQPAGKWIHYHVGDFVVENSHLPTNLNFSMTQIDCTHTKGGMCLDSVFICPIKLGENFKNHS; this is encoded by the exons ATGGGGGCAGGTATTTCAGGAATGATGGGCGACGGGTGCAGCCGGAGTAGTGAAACCAGTATTGGAGAGTTGCCGGAAAACTGTGTGGCGTTGATTCTTTCGCGGTTGGAGGCGACGCAGATTTGTGGTTTGGCAGCTGTGAATCCAACCTTCCGTCGAGCTTCCTCAAGTGATGCCGTCTGGGACTCCAAGTTGCCTCATAATTATCACTTTCTTCTCAACAACCTCTTCAATCACAACACTATTTCACCTAATTTCAACTCTAAGAAACAAATATTTGCCACACTGTGTCGTCCTACTAGATTTGGAGGAGGCTACAAG GAACTATGGTTGGAAAAGAATGGAGGAGGAATATGTGTGTCTGTCTCCTGGAAGGAGATGAAGATAACCGGCATAGACGATCGGAGATACTGGACTCATGTCTCCGATTCTGATGAATCCAG ATTTTCAAGCATTGCATATTTGAAGCAAATATGGTGGGTTGAAGTAGAAGGGAGCTTAGAGTTGGAATTTCTTCCAGCGGGAATTTACAGCCTGTTTTTCCGGCTACACCTGGGAAAACCATCTAAAAAATGGGGGCGCCGAGTTTTCGATGTGGAACAAGTGCATGGGTGGAACATGAAACCAGTTCGGTTCCAATTATCATCATCACACGGCCAACATGTCAGTTGTGAGTATTATTTGAATAATCAACCTGCCGGAAAATGGATACATTATCATGTTGGAGATTTCGTTGTGGAGAACTCTCATCTTCCGACCAACCTCAACTTTTCCATGACTCAAATCGATTGCACTCACACTAAAGGTGGCATGTGCTTAGATTCCGTCTTCATTTGCCCAATTAAGCttggagaaaattttaaaaatcactcttaa
- the LOC116013850 gene encoding BAG family molecular chaperone regulator 2-like, with translation MMRMKTKPTTTTALPSQMTNGGSRVAAAGDNDWEMRPCGMLVQKRNPDSHNRPPPPTIRVRVKYGSIYHEINISSQATFGELKKMLTGPTGLHHQDQKLLFKDKERDSNAFLDVCGVKDKSKVVLVEDPISQEKRYLEMRKNAKMEKAAKSVSEISLEVDRLGGQVSALESVISKGGKVEEKTLINLIELLMNQLLKLDGIVAEGDVKLQRKMQVRRVQKYVETLDMLKIKNSGLTSNGNHTPSPKQNGSSPHHQYGYSDNQRIQQQQARHSLGSSASETEQQPGMGRHSASSSSSGPVVITTQWETFDSSALGAAQLVPVSTPTTTSNNTAHPGFSWNLL, from the exons ATGATGCGAATGAAGACTaaacccaccaccaccaccgctcTTCCGTCGCAAATGACCAACGGAGGCTCTCGTGTTGCCGCCGCCGGCGACAATGATTGGGAGATGAGACCTTGCGGAATGCTGGTCCAGAAACGAAATCCTGATTCACATAACCGTCCCCCTCCTCCCACTATTCGTGTACGGGTCAAATATGGGTCAATCTACCATGAAATCAATATCAGCTCTCAAGCTACCTTCG GGGAGCTGAAGAAAATGTTAACAGGGCCAACAGGGTTGCACCATCAAGATCAGAAATTGTTGTTCAAAGATAAGGAGAGGGATTCTAATGCATTTCTTGATGTTTGTGGCGTGAAAGATAAGTCTAAGGTTGTGCTGGTTGAAGACCCAATCAGCCAAGAGAAGAGGTATCTAGAGATGAGAAAGAATGCGAAGATGGAGAAGGCTGCAAAATCTGTATCAGAGATCAGCTTGGAGGTTGATAGGCTTGGTGGCCAg GTTTCTGCGTTAGAATCTGTAATCTCAAAAGGTGGGAAAGTTGAGGAAAAGACACTAATAAATTTGATCGAGCTCTTGATGAATCAACTCCTTAAACTGGATGGTATTGTTGCTGAAGGTGATGTCAAATTGCAGAGGAAAATGCAG gtAAGAAGAGTTCAAAAGTATGTAGAAACTCTTGATATGCTGAAAATCAAGAACTCAGGGCTGACAAGTAATGGGAATCACACTCCTAGTCCTAAACAGAATGGTTCATCTCCACACCATCAATATGGCTATTCAGACAACCAGCGGATTCAACAGCAGCAAGCCAGGCATTCACTTGGGAGCTCAGCTTCAGAAACTGAACAACAGCCGGGGATGGGGAGGCACTCGGCCTCGTCCTCGTCCTCGGGGCCTGTTGTGATAACTACACAGTGGGAAACATTTGATTCTTCAGCTCTCGGGGCAGCACAGCTTGTCCCAGTTTCAACACCCACAACTACATCAAACAACACAGCACATCCAGGATTCAGTTGGAACTTGCTTTGA